The sequence GGAGTTGAAGGCGCGGCTGCGGGCCGAGGGGGATTCCCCCTCGCGACCGTCCCAGGCCGAGCTGCGCGCCCTGCTCGAGCTCTATTTCATTGATCACCCCGACAACCGCCGCGCGTGGGAGGCGGTCATCGCCAGCATGGCGCGCGCCGAGGGCCCGGGGCGCGGTTTCCTCATCTCCGGCGCTTACGGCGCCGGCAAGTCGCACATGCTGGCGGCCCTGAGCCTGTTAGCGGAGCACCCGGTGGCATGGGAGCATTTCCTGCGCGGACACCCCTGGCTGCGCCCCTTCGCCCGCGCCTTCGGCCCTGCCCGCCGGCTGGTCGCCGTTGAGATTCCCCTCGACCACTACCGCGGCGGCGCCCACGCCCTGGAGTGGATCGTCTTCCGCCGCATCGAGGACGAGCTGCGCCGCCGCCTGGGGGACGACGCCCCCGCGCTGGTGGACGAGAGCGCCTACTTGGCGGCGTTCAACAAGCTCATCGTGCCGCAGCGCAGCGCCCCCTTCAAGCGCTTCCTGGTGGAGCTGGCCGAGGACCGTGACTGGGAGCGCGTGGCAGCCGAAGATCGCCTGGCGGCCCTGCGCCTGGCGCAGCGGTTCATGCACCGCGAGGGCATCGAGTTCTCCCTCGCGCGGTCGCGCGGCGAAACGGCGGCGCGGGTGCGTGAGGTGATGACCGCAGCCGGGCTGACGGGCCTGGTGCTGCTGCTTGACGAACTGAGCCTGTTCCTGGCTTCCAAGGACAAGCGCGGACTGGACGAGGACGCGGCGTTCCTGCAATTCCTGGGCCAACAGGCGCGCGCGATGCCGTGGTGGGTGGTCGCGGCCACCCAGCGCGAGCTGGAGGACGTGGGCGACATTGACGCGCACAGCCTGCGCCAGATCCGCGACCGCTACCAAGCCCACCATCTGTCGCTGGCGCAGTTGCGGGTGGTGATCGAGCGCAAGCTGGTGGAGAAGCCGGATGCTCGCGCCTTCGCCGCCGCGGTGGGCGCCGCGTGTGAAACCTGGGCCAACGGCGGCCGCCTGAGCTTCGCGCCGGAGGAGCTGGCGCGCACCTATCCCTTCAACCCCCTGGCGCTGGAGGCATTTCAGGGGGCGGCGGAATCGTTCCTGTCGCAGACGCGCAGCGTGGTGCAGGTGGTAAGCCAGGCGCACGCCTCGGGGCTGCTGGCGCAGGCGCCCCAGCGGCTAATCTCCGCCGATACGACCTTGGAACTGATCACGGAGCGCCTGGCGGGGCGGCCGGAGCTCGCGCGTTTCGAAGCCGCGCGGCGCTTCTACGCCGAGAACGCCCACCGCATCTCGCCGGACGTCCCGGAGTTGGTGGCGGCGCTTTTCCAGGCGTTGGCGCTGGCGGCCCTAGGGAGCGCGCGGTGGACCGTGCGCGAGATGGCGGACGCGCTGGCGGGCTCGCCGGTGCGCGCAGACCGGGGCGCCGAGTTCTACGCCCGTGCCGAGGCGACCCTCAAAGCCATGCGGCGGCGCGGCGCCTACGTCGAGTGCGCGCATCAGCCGGGCGACTTGGGCGACCAGTACTACCTGGAGCTGACCAGCGACGCGGGCGAGGCGCTGCGGCGGCGCCTGTACGAGGTGATGCAGGCGCTCGGCGACCGCGACTCGCGCATCTTTGAGCACGCCGCGGCAACGTGCGGCGAGGGTGCATTTCCCCTCGCGCGGTTCTCCCACCCGGCGCAGCAGCAGTGCGAATGGATGAACACCGTGCGCCGGGTCACCGTCGAGCGCCGCGATCTGCGCCGCCTGCGGGTGGCGGAACTGTCGCGCCTGGCCGATACGCTGGCCGCGCCGGGCACGCCCGATTGCGGCTGGCTGGCGATCGGCGGCATGGCCGAGATCGAGGAGCAGCGAGAAGCGTGGGTCGAGGCCGCGCGGCAAGTCGCGGGCCGCTGGACGCGGGCGCTGGTGGCCTGGCTGCCGCGGGCGCTGCGTGAGGAGGAGTTGGAGGTGCTGCGCGAGCATGCGGCGCTGTGCATGATGACGGCCGACCCCACCACGCGCGGCGGCGAGCATGGGCGCGAGCTGGTTGCGCTGGCGACGCAGCGCCTCTCGGCCCAGGCCCTAGAGGCGGCGCGCATCGTCGCCGAGGCCTATGCGGAGGGCGAGCTGCTGCGGGCCGACGGCCACCGCAGCGACCTGACGCGGCTCAGCGGCGGCGACCAGTGGGAGGACCTCCTGGGTTCCATTTTCGACTGGCCGCTGCGCGAGCTCTTCACCCGTTTTCGCGAGATCGCGCCGCGCAAGCGCCTGGCGGGCAAACAGCGCAGCACCTTCGTCATCGAGGGCTTCCTGCGCGCTGGGGCGGCGGCGCCGCCGCCGGATTCCGCGTTGGAGGAGGCCTTGGCGGCTTATGTCGAGCCGCTGGGGCTGGCCCGGCGCGAGGGTGAACATTGGCGGCTGGCAGTGGCAGCCAGCGCCGCCGCGCAGGCGGCGCTGGAGATGGTGCCGCCGCGAAGTGCGGCCGACGCCTTCGATGCTTCAGCCGTGGTGCGATTCGCCGACTGCGCCGCGCGTATCGAGAAGAGCGAGTGGGGCCTGACGCCGGAGATGGTGGAGCTGGTGATGGGCGCGCTCGTCCGGGCCGGACACGTGGTGGCGCTGGACGGCTTCCTCAAGCCGATCCCGTTTGCGCGCCTGGGCACCCCGCTGTCGGACCATGTCGCCTACCTCGCGCGGGCGGTGCCGCTTGCGCCCGACGACGAAGCGTCCGTGCTGGGGCTGGCGCGCGCCTTGTTCGGTGAGGCCCCGTCGGGGTTGGACTTCGAGGCGCAGAATGATCTGTGGGAGCGCCTGTGCCGCTGGGCCGAGGACCTGTCGGCACACGCCCCGGGGCTCGCACAGCGGATGACGACGCTCTATGAGGCGCTGGGCCAGGGTCCGGCGGAATGGGCGGAGTCGCGCCGCGCGCTGGCGGCGGCGGAGCAGCTAGCCGGGGCCGTAGCACCTGACGCCGATGCGCGCGACGGATTGATCGCCGCCGCGGAGGTAGGGGCAAGGCATGCCTTGCCCCTACGACATCACGCGCGACTGGTGGGTTTCCTCGGTGGCGATGCCGAGCTAGCGATCCTGATGTTTCGCTATCTCAACGATGGGCGGCTGCGCGTCCCTGACGAGGCGGCGGCGCGGGCGCGCGAGGAGCTGCTGGCGATGCTGGCGCGGGGGGAAGACCTGGTCGCCGAGTGCGCCGCTTTCCGTCGCCAGGCGGCGGCATTCGTCTCTGACTACGCGGCGTGCTACCGGCGCCATCACGCCAAGGTCTATGCGGTTGCCAGGTTCCGCCCCTATGCCGATCTGCGCCGGAGCGCTGAGCTGCGCGCCCTCACCGCGCTGGCTCCCCTGGGGCTGTGCGCTGGCGATGTCGCGGCCATCGAGGCGAAACTGCGCGCGCAGATGGAACGCCACTGCGCCGGCGGGCGGCTTCAGCAGGCGCTGCGCCACCAGCCGGTGTGCCCCGATTGCGGATTGGCCCTGGGCGAGGATGTGGAGCTGGTTGCAACCAAGGACTTACTGGCTGGATGCCGGCAGACCATCGGTGCAATCCTCACCGAGCTGACACAGGCGAATGTGGCACCCCGGCTCGTCGGGGTGGATCGGGCGCAGGCCATCCAGTGCGCCCTCGACCTGCTGGCAGATGCGCCCGCCGAGGCGGTGCTTGCGGCCTTTACCCCGCCGGTCGTCGAGTGGCTGGCCGCGGCGCTGCGGCCACCCAGCGGGTCACGGCTGCGCCTGACGGAACTGCAGGCATTCCTTCGCGGCAAGCGCCTCACACGCCAACAGGCCCTGCGCGCCTTCGCCGATTGGCTGAGCGCGCACGGCGCAGCGGGGGACGAAGACCCCATCGAATTCGAATAGCCTTTTCGGGCTTGGGGAAAGGCGCAACGCCGAGCCGCAAGCACGGTGGCGCAGCCGTCTCGGCTGCGATGCGGTTGGCGGGCGAGACGCCCGCCCTACCATTCCGCAGGCGGGGGCGCCCATGCTCCATTTCCTGGGCGCGACCTCCGTGAGAGCTTGCCCCGAGCTTGTCGAAGGGTCGCGAGGATTCGCAGTATTGGAAACCGCGCGCCCATTCCCATCCGTGTTCATCAGTGTGTATCCGTGGCTACTTCGGCGTTTTGCGGAGGATCAGGCAGTAATGGTGGTGGTAGTTGGGGACGAAGATCTTGGGGTAGCCCCAGATGCCCAGCGGCTTGGTGTTCTGGCACCACACCTTCTCGCCCTGGAAGGAGAACTTGCGGCTGATGCGCCGCGCCAGGTCCCACGCCAGCGGCTTGACTTCGCCCCCCGGCGCGCGCAGGTTCTGCACCACGACCACCAGGTACTTCCCCGCCGCCAGGCAGCGATGTACGCGGTCGAACACACCCCCCACCGCCTCGACGAACTCGTCGTAGTCGGTGATGTTGCCCAGGTCCGCCGCGGAATCCGAGTAATGCGTGTCGAGCCGCTGTTTGGCGCGCTGCTTGTGCTTTGACTCGACTCCCCCGCGGCTGGTGCGCAGCATGTTCCAGTAGGGCGGGGAGGTGATAACGAAGTCGAACTGCGGCAGCCTCCGTTTGAAGCTCAACCCACATGCCTGCAATTCATCGCGCGCCGCCGCCCAGAACTGCGGACTCGCCATCCCTGCCGCATCGCCCTCGATCACGGCCTGGTATGAGCGGTCGAGGCTGAGCTGTGCCAGCCGCCGGCGCGTGATCGTTGCGTAGCGCGGCGACAGCTCGATCCCCACGCCCTGGCGGCCCTGTTCCGAGCACGCCACCAGGGTCGCCCCCGAGCCGAGAAAAGGGTCGAGCACGAACTGGCGCTGCTTGGTGAAGAAGCGCAAGAACTCGGCGACCATCTCCTCGGGGAAGCGGGCGGGGTGAAGCTCGGTGGGTTTGTTGCGGTGGTAGCGCGGTGAATCGCACACGAACCACGTGCGCGTGAACTTGATCCACTCGGTGCCGGTCAGGTCGTTGAGGTCGTTCTCAGGGCGCGCCATCGGCATCATGCGACGCGGGCACAAACCGCTTTACCGACTAGTCCGCGTCGAGAGTCTCCTCTTCCCCGTCGGCGCGGGGGGAGTCCTGCGCCGCTTCGTCCGGTCCCGCCTCCGCGGCGGGGTCGTCGTCGCCATCCTTGACCGCCACCCCGCCCCGGCTCAGCGGCACCGTATAGACCTCGCGCGGGCGGGAGCCGTCGGCAGGGCCGACATACCCGCGATCCTCCATCATGTCCACCAGGCGCGCGGCGCGGGTGTAGCCGATGCGCAGCTTGCGCTGGAGCATGGAGGCGCTGGCGTACTTGGTCGAGAGCACGAAGTCGAGCGCCTTGTCGAACATCTCGTCGTCAATGCCGGCGCCGGCGCCGCTCTCCGACGGGGAGACGATGGCCTCGGCCAGGAACTGCGGCTTGCCCTGCTGCTTGAGGTACTGGACGAGGACGCCGATGTCGCGCTCGCTGAGGTAGGCGCCCTGGATGCGCATGGGCTTGGTGGCGTCCATGGGGTAAAACAGCATGTCGCCGCTGCCGACCAGACGCTCGGCGCCGTTGATGTCGAGAATGGTGCGCGAGTCCACCTGGGAGGCGACGGCAAAGGCGATGCGGGAGGAGATGTTGGCCTTGATGGTGCCGGTGATGACGTTGACCGATGGGCGTTGGGTGGCCACCACCAGGTGGATGCCGGTGGCGCGCGCGAGCTGCGCG is a genomic window of Armatimonadota bacterium containing:
- a CDS encoding DUF6079 family protein, producing the protein ELKARLRAEGDSPSRPSQAELRALLELYFIDHPDNRRAWEAVIASMARAEGPGRGFLISGAYGAGKSHMLAALSLLAEHPVAWEHFLRGHPWLRPFARAFGPARRLVAVEIPLDHYRGGAHALEWIVFRRIEDELRRRLGDDAPALVDESAYLAAFNKLIVPQRSAPFKRFLVELAEDRDWERVAAEDRLAALRLAQRFMHREGIEFSLARSRGETAARVREVMTAAGLTGLVLLLDELSLFLASKDKRGLDEDAAFLQFLGQQARAMPWWVVAATQRELEDVGDIDAHSLRQIRDRYQAHHLSLAQLRVVIERKLVEKPDARAFAAAVGAACETWANGGRLSFAPEELARTYPFNPLALEAFQGAAESFLSQTRSVVQVVSQAHASGLLAQAPQRLISADTTLELITERLAGRPELARFEAARRFYAENAHRISPDVPELVAALFQALALAALGSARWTVREMADALAGSPVRADRGAEFYARAEATLKAMRRRGAYVECAHQPGDLGDQYYLELTSDAGEALRRRLYEVMQALGDRDSRIFEHAAATCGEGAFPLARFSHPAQQQCEWMNTVRRVTVERRDLRRLRVAELSRLADTLAAPGTPDCGWLAIGGMAEIEEQREAWVEAARQVAGRWTRALVAWLPRALREEELEVLREHAALCMMTADPTTRGGEHGRELVALATQRLSAQALEAARIVAEAYAEGELLRADGHRSDLTRLSGGDQWEDLLGSIFDWPLRELFTRFREIAPRKRLAGKQRSTFVIEGFLRAGAAAPPPDSALEEALAAYVEPLGLARREGEHWRLAVAASAAAQAALEMVPPRSAADAFDASAVVRFADCAARIEKSEWGLTPEMVELVMGALVRAGHVVALDGFLKPIPFARLGTPLSDHVAYLARAVPLAPDDEASVLGLARALFGEAPSGLDFEAQNDLWERLCRWAEDLSAHAPGLAQRMTTLYEALGQGPAEWAESRRALAAAEQLAGAVAPDADARDGLIAAAEVGARHALPLRHHARLVGFLGGDAELAILMFRYLNDGRLRVPDEAAARAREELLAMLARGEDLVAECAAFRRQAAAFVSDYAACYRRHHAKVYAVARFRPYADLRRSAELRALTALAPLGLCAGDVAAIEAKLRAQMERHCAGGRLQQALRHQPVCPDCGLALGEDVELVATKDLLAGCRQTIGAILTELTQANVAPRLVGVDRAQAIQCALDLLADAPAEAVLAAFTPPVVEWLAAALRPPSGSRLRLTELQAFLRGKRLTRQQALRAFADWLSAHGAAGDEDPIEFE
- a CDS encoding site-specific DNA-methyltransferase — its product is MARPENDLNDLTGTEWIKFTRTWFVCDSPRYHRNKPTELHPARFPEEMVAEFLRFFTKQRQFVLDPFLGSGATLVACSEQGRQGVGIELSPRYATITRRRLAQLSLDRSYQAVIEGDAAGMASPQFWAAARDELQACGLSFKRRLPQFDFVITSPPYWNMLRTSRGGVESKHKQRAKQRLDTHYSDSAADLGNITDYDEFVEAVGGVFDRVHRCLAAGKYLVVVVQNLRAPGGEVKPLAWDLARRISRKFSFQGEKVWCQNTKPLGIWGYPKIFVPNYHHHYCLILRKTPK